The window GATCACGCCAGCTGGGATTGCCCGCCTCTATCAGGGCAAGCTTCCAGGCACGTGACCAGTGCTTCAAATTCTTCTCGCGCTGCAAGGCGATGCGGACATCTTCGTGCGCCTCGGCATAGACCAACCGCTTCACGCCATACTGTTTCGTGAAGCCCGGCACCAGTTCTTCGCGATGCTCATAAATTCGTCGCGGAAGATTGCCGGTCACGCCGACATAGAGCGTGCCGTTACGACCGCTGGCGAGGATGTAGACGTAATAAGCCATCGTCCCGCCAGCATCATCCGAACTTCTTTCTTTGTCATGCCCGGGCTTGACCCGGGCATCCAGGGGCGGTGCATGGCCGCAAGCCTCGCGGCAACCATCGACTACTCCCGAAAGGACGCCCATGCCGATCACCGATCCGCATCCCGAGCATCTGGCCGCCGCGCCGCTGTGGGCGCGGATGCGCGACTGCGCCGCCGGCGAGGACGCGGTGAAGGCCAGGCGGCTGGAATATCTGCCGCGCCCCGGCGGGCAGAGCGAGCGCGCCTACCGCGCCTATCTCGCCCGCGCCGTCTGGTATGGCGCGACCGAGCGCACGCTGAACGGGCTGGCCGGCGCCATCTTCCGGCACCCGCCGGTGGTCGAGGCGCCGGACACGCTGGCGCGGCAGCTCGACAGCATCGCCGCCGATGGCGGCCCGTTCGAGGGGCTGGCGCAATCGGTCACGCGCGAGGCGCTGCTGGCCGGCCGCGCCGGGCTGCTGGCCGACCGTCCTGCGGAGGCCGAGGGCGATCCCTATCTGGCGCTCTATCCGGCGGAAGCGATCCTGAACTGGGAAAGTGCGCCGCTGGCCGGCCGCCAGCGCCTGACGCGGCTGGTGCTGCGCGAGGATATGGAGCGCTGCCGCGAGCTGCTGCTGGACGCCACCGGCCAATACCGCGTGCGGCTGTGGCGGCGCAAATCGCGGCAGGCGGGCGCCTACGAGATCGCGCAAGAACACCGCCCGACCCGCGCCGGCCAACCGCTCGATGCCATCCCCTTTACCTTTGTGGGCGCGCGCAGCCTGTCGCCTGCTGTCGAGAAGCCGCCGCTGGCCGACCTCGCCGGCATGAACCTCGCGCATTACCGCAATTCAGCCGATTACGAGCAGTCGCTGTTCCTCACCGGCCAACCCACCCCCTGGATCGCCGGACGGCTGGAGGCGCGCGAGCGCCCCACATCCATCGGCAGCGGCACGATCTGGCACCTGCCGGAGGGCTGCAGCGTCGGCATGCTGGAATTCACCGGCGCCGGACTGGAGGCGCTGCGCCAGGCGATGCTGGACAAGGAGGCGCGCATGGTGCAACTGGGCGCGCGTCTGCTGGAGGCGCCGAAGCGCGCCGCCGAGACGGCAGAAGCGGTACGGCTGCGCGGCGAGGCGGAGGCGTCCTCCCTGTCGATCCTGGCCGAGACGGTCGGGCGCGGCCTGACCCAGGCGCTGCGCCGTCTCGCCTGGTGGCAGGGGCTGGACCCGGAGTCCGTGACCATCCGGCTGAACCGCGATTTCGTCGAGGCACGGCTGGCCGCTCCCGAGATTCTGGCGCTGGTCGAGAGCTGGCAGAGGGGCGCGATCAGCCGGCACACGCTCTATGACAATCTGCGCGCAGGCGAGGTGCTGCCACCCGGCCGCGACTTCGCCGAGGAAGAATCGCTGATCGCCGCCGAAACCGCATAGGCGCAACCCTCAAAAGCATTTTCTAATACCCATACCACTGCTACTATATTCGCAATAACGAATATGCGGTGGGGGATAAAATGAGAATTGGTGCGCTGCTGCTCGCGGCCTTTCTGCTGACCGGCTGCCAAAGCATGATGGAAAGGGCAGGCCTCGCCATCTCCGGCCCGGGTGTCGAG is drawn from Oceanibaculum indicum P24 and contains these coding sequences:
- a CDS encoding GIY-YIG nuclease family protein gives rise to the protein MGVLSGVVDGCREACGHAPPLDARVKPGHDKERSSDDAGGTMAYYVYILASGRNGTLYVGVTGNLPRRIYEHREELVPGFTKQYGVKRLVYAEAHEDVRIALQREKNLKHWSRAWKLALIEAGNPSWRDLF
- a CDS encoding DUF4055 domain-containing protein codes for the protein MPITDPHPEHLAAAPLWARMRDCAAGEDAVKARRLEYLPRPGGQSERAYRAYLARAVWYGATERTLNGLAGAIFRHPPVVEAPDTLARQLDSIAADGGPFEGLAQSVTREALLAGRAGLLADRPAEAEGDPYLALYPAEAILNWESAPLAGRQRLTRLVLREDMERCRELLLDATGQYRVRLWRRKSRQAGAYEIAQEHRPTRAGQPLDAIPFTFVGARSLSPAVEKPPLADLAGMNLAHYRNSADYEQSLFLTGQPTPWIAGRLEARERPTSIGSGTIWHLPEGCSVGMLEFTGAGLEALRQAMLDKEARMVQLGARLLEAPKRAAETAEAVRLRGEAEASSLSILAETVGRGLTQALRRLAWWQGLDPESVTIRLNRDFVEARLAAPEILALVESWQRGAISRHTLYDNLRAGEVLPPGRDFAEEESLIAAETA